In Pseudomonas sp. GCEP-101, one DNA window encodes the following:
- the ccmE gene encoding cytochrome c maturation protein CcmE — MNPVRKKRLYIVLAIVAGVGVAVSLALSALQENINLFYTPTQIANGEAPHDTRIRAGGMVEKGSLKRSADSLDVEFVVTDFAKEVTVKYRGILPDLFREGQGIVALGKIDSAGVLTADEVLAKHDEKYMPPEVTKALKDSGKLEHYEASQNGGAAPQQGSN, encoded by the coding sequence GTGAATCCGGTCCGCAAGAAGCGTCTGTACATCGTCCTCGCCATCGTCGCCGGTGTGGGCGTCGCCGTCAGCCTGGCGCTGTCGGCCCTGCAGGAAAACATCAACCTGTTCTACACCCCGACCCAGATCGCCAACGGCGAAGCCCCGCACGACACGCGCATCCGCGCCGGCGGGATGGTGGAGAAGGGCTCGCTCAAGCGCTCGGCGGATTCGCTGGACGTGGAATTCGTGGTCACCGACTTCGCCAAGGAGGTCACGGTGAAGTACCGCGGCATCCTCCCCGACCTGTTCCGCGAAGGGCAGGGCATCGTCGCCCTGGGCAAGATCGATTCCGCCGGCGTGCTGACCGCCGACGAAGTGCTGGCCAAGCACGACGAGAAATACATGCCGCCGGAAGTCACCAAGGCGCTCAAGGACAGCGGCAAGCTGGAGCACTACGAGGCCAGCCAGAACGGTGGCGCCGCGCCGCAACAGGGGAGCAACTGA
- the ccmD gene encoding heme exporter protein CcmD: protein MSFESFSDFLAMGHHGPYVWSAYAICLVVLAINVVSPIVARRRYLQEEARRLRREASK, encoded by the coding sequence ATGAGTTTCGAATCCTTCTCCGATTTCCTCGCCATGGGTCACCATGGCCCTTACGTATGGTCCGCCTACGCCATCTGCCTGGTGGTCCTGGCGATCAACGTCGTCTCGCCCATCGTGGCGCGCCGGCGTTACCTGCAAGAAGAGGCGCGTCGTCTGCGCCGGGAGGCCAGCAAGTGA
- a CDS encoding heme ABC transporter permease — MMNWTWFHKLGSPKWFYEISGRWMPWFAVAAILLMVAGTVWGLAFAPPDYQQGNSFRIIYIHVPAAFLAQSCYVMLAVAGAVGLIWKMKIADVAVQCAAPIGAWMTFVALVTGAIWGKPTWGAWWVWDARLTSMLILLFLYFGIIALGQAITNRDSAAKACAVLAIVGVVNIPIIKYSVDWWNTLHQPATFTLTEKPPMPPEMWIPLLMMVAGFYCFFAVVLMMRMRLEVLKREARASWVKAEVERAL, encoded by the coding sequence ATGATGAACTGGACTTGGTTTCACAAGCTTGGCTCGCCCAAGTGGTTCTACGAGATCAGCGGACGCTGGATGCCCTGGTTCGCGGTCGCCGCGATCCTGCTGATGGTCGCCGGTACCGTCTGGGGCCTGGCCTTCGCGCCGCCGGACTACCAGCAGGGCAATAGCTTCCGGATCATCTATATCCACGTACCGGCGGCGTTCCTCGCCCAGTCCTGCTACGTGATGCTGGCGGTGGCCGGCGCGGTCGGGCTGATCTGGAAGATGAAGATCGCCGACGTCGCCGTGCAGTGCGCCGCGCCCATCGGCGCCTGGATGACCTTCGTCGCGCTGGTCACTGGTGCCATCTGGGGCAAGCCGACCTGGGGCGCCTGGTGGGTCTGGGACGCGCGCCTGACCTCGATGCTGATCCTGCTGTTCCTGTATTTCGGCATCATCGCCCTGGGCCAGGCCATCACCAACCGCGACAGCGCGGCCAAAGCCTGCGCGGTACTGGCCATCGTCGGCGTGGTGAACATCCCGATCATCAAGTACTCGGTGGACTGGTGGAATACTCTGCACCAGCCGGCCACCTTCACGCTGACCGAAAAGCCGCCGATGCCGCCGGAGATGTGGATCCCGCTGCTGATGATGGTCGCCGGTTTCTACTGCTTCTTCGCCGTGGTGCTGATGATGCGCATGCGCCTGGAAGTGCTCAAGCGCGAAGCCCGCGCGAGCTGGGTCAAGGCCGAGGTGGAGCGCGCGCTATGA
- the ccmB gene encoding heme exporter protein CcmB, which produces MSNVFTLLLAREARLLFRRPAELANPLVFFAIVIALFPLAVGPESEMLKNLSPGLVWVAALLAVLLSLDGLFRSDFEDGSLEQWVLSPHPLPLLVLAKVLAHWLVSGLALVLLSPLFALMLGLPARCLPDLLLSLLLGTPVLSLLGAVGAALTVGLKRGGLLLALLILPLYIPVLILGSGALQASLQGLPTAGHLLWLASLTALALTLTPFAIAAGLKISVGE; this is translated from the coding sequence ATGAGCAACGTCTTCACCCTGCTGCTCGCCCGCGAAGCGCGGCTGCTGTTCCGACGTCCGGCGGAGCTGGCTAATCCTTTGGTGTTCTTCGCCATCGTCATCGCGCTGTTCCCGCTGGCGGTCGGTCCCGAGTCGGAAATGCTCAAGAACCTCTCGCCGGGCCTGGTCTGGGTCGCGGCTTTGCTGGCGGTGCTGCTGTCGCTGGACGGCCTGTTCCGCAGCGATTTCGAGGATGGTTCCCTGGAACAGTGGGTCCTTTCGCCGCACCCCCTGCCACTACTGGTCCTGGCCAAAGTGCTGGCACACTGGCTGGTTTCAGGGCTGGCCCTGGTGCTGCTGTCGCCGCTGTTCGCCCTGATGCTGGGCCTGCCGGCGCGCTGCCTGCCGGACCTGCTGCTGTCGCTGCTGCTGGGTACGCCGGTGTTGAGCCTGCTGGGCGCCGTGGGCGCCGCGCTCACCGTCGGCCTCAAGCGCGGTGGCCTGCTGCTGGCCCTGCTGATCCTGCCGCTCTACATTCCGGTGCTGATCCTGGGCAGCGGAGCGCTGCAGGCGTCGCTGCAGGGGCTGCCCACCGCCGGGCACCTGTTGTGGCTGGCCAGCCTGACGGCGTTAGCATTGACGCTGACGCCTTTTGCCATTGCCGCCGGGCTGAAGATCAGCGTCGGCGAGTGA
- the ccmA gene encoding cytochrome c biogenesis heme-transporting ATPase CcmA, with protein MPLTHPLLETVALACERDWRMLFERLDVRLGAGEMLQIVGPNGSGKTSLLRLLSGLMQPTAGEVLLNGKPLTEQRHELARLLLWIGHAAGIKGLLTAEENLAWLCALHQPASRDAIWQALEAVGLRGFEDVPCHTLSAGQQRRVALARLYLAAPPLWILDEPFTALDKQGVAQLEEHLAGHCERGGLVVLTTHHTLERMPQGYRALDLGQHAREVAAR; from the coding sequence ATGCCCTTGACCCATCCCCTCCTCGAAACCGTGGCGCTCGCCTGCGAGCGGGACTGGCGCATGCTGTTCGAGCGTCTCGATGTGCGACTGGGCGCGGGCGAAATGCTACAGATCGTCGGCCCCAACGGCAGCGGCAAGACCAGCCTGCTGCGCCTGCTCAGCGGGCTGATGCAGCCCACCGCGGGGGAGGTGCTGCTCAATGGCAAGCCGCTGACCGAGCAGCGCCACGAGCTGGCGCGCCTGCTCCTGTGGATCGGCCACGCCGCGGGTATCAAGGGCCTGCTGACCGCCGAAGAGAATCTCGCCTGGCTCTGCGCGCTGCACCAGCCGGCCAGCCGCGATGCCATCTGGCAGGCGTTGGAAGCCGTCGGCCTGCGTGGCTTCGAGGATGTTCCCTGCCACACCCTGTCCGCCGGGCAGCAGCGCCGCGTGGCCCTGGCGCGCCTGTATTTGGCCGCGCCGCCGTTGTGGATCCTCGACGAACCCTTCACCGCCCTGGACAAGCAGGGCGTGGCGCAGCTCGAAGAACACCTGGCCGGCCATTGCGAACGCGGTGGCCTGGTGGTGCTGACCACCCACCACACCCTGGAACGCATGCCACAGGGGTACCGCGCCCTGGACCTTGGCCAGCACGCACGGGAGGTGGCGGCGCGATGA
- a CDS encoding serine acetyltransferase, with translation MTFAELKRLWRIEILGGEESRFSWTRLHRRCRQRARYRYMFWFRVAQYLHSSPSAFWQKRAMRLGDRLAERFGIEIPITIPVGEGLYIPHLVGIVITRKAVIGKNFSIFQNTTIGQKNDGSAPILIGDNVSLGANVCIIGDGLHIGDNVSVGASAFVNRDIPANHSYISRHTHSLIKQQETSPISTIHTRRARDEEAQPDDHDSPGARRRA, from the coding sequence ATGACCTTCGCGGAATTGAAACGACTGTGGCGGATCGAGATCCTGGGGGGCGAGGAAAGCCGCTTCAGCTGGACTCGGCTTCATCGTCGCTGCCGGCAGCGCGCCCGGTATCGTTACATGTTCTGGTTCCGCGTCGCCCAATACCTGCACTCCAGCCCCAGCGCCTTCTGGCAGAAGCGCGCCATGCGCCTGGGTGATCGCCTCGCCGAGCGCTTCGGTATCGAGATTCCGATTACTATCCCGGTGGGTGAGGGGCTTTACATCCCTCACCTGGTTGGCATCGTAATCACCCGCAAGGCGGTGATCGGCAAGAATTTCAGCATCTTCCAGAACACCACCATCGGCCAGAAGAACGATGGCAGTGCGCCGATCCTCATCGGCGACAACGTCAGCCTCGGTGCCAATGTCTGCATCATCGGCGACGGCCTCCACATCGGTGACAACGTGTCGGTTGGTGCCTCGGCCTTTGTCAACCGGGATATCCCGGCCAACCACTCCTATATCTCGCGGCATACTCATAGTCTGATCAAGCAGCAGGAAACGTCGCCGATCAGCACCATCCATACCCGTCGTGCCCGCGACGAAGAGGCGCAGCCGGACGATCATGACAGCCCAGGGGCCCGCCGCAGGGCCTGA
- the fliK gene encoding flagellar hook-length control protein FliK: MPSEIGVSRPLPPTPTLRSSPSAAELTLKLAQSLGDLLPPGDKAHAEVLAVREGQVNFQLLLRLTMAGGQQALVVAESPQALPKGSTLQLSMTNPTSLAATLLTQPSLGSLGLAGTSQAPLGSLDLDVLPVGTLIQGKVDASQAIALGKAEQVVYKVLVTLLNTPLAGRQLSLESPNPLPLNSLLSARVQDQQALQFLPMNARLEQLDLSLQLGVQQSRQGPLDGLFKALQGMASNPNAAQDASPELRQAVDKLLGALPDVRQLSDAKGVAQAFQQSGVFLEGQLLRGVEGLPQDLKANLLRLIAQLLPAVQGGTAAAVLSNLPGTALAGANNLAQAMPAFVRNALGVIGQSSGRAPAPVSFPLPSRLANELEEEGDLESLLKLAAAAVARLQTHQLGSLAQSDVLPDGTVLNTWQLEIPLRHQQQLVPIQVRIQQEEKDSQGKDRDQPPREMLWRVDLAFDLDSLGPLQVQATLAHGSIGTQLWAERASTASLIDGELGTLRQRLNDAGLTVGELSCRQGKPPQGTRTAVEQRWVDETA; the protein is encoded by the coding sequence ATGCCGAGCGAAATTGGCGTTTCCCGCCCGCTACCGCCCACGCCGACGCTGCGCAGCTCGCCGAGTGCTGCCGAGTTGACGCTCAAGCTCGCGCAGAGCCTGGGCGACCTGCTGCCGCCGGGGGACAAGGCGCATGCCGAGGTGCTGGCGGTGCGCGAGGGGCAGGTGAATTTCCAGTTGCTGCTGCGCCTGACGATGGCCGGCGGCCAACAGGCCCTGGTGGTGGCGGAAAGTCCCCAGGCGCTGCCCAAGGGCAGCACCCTGCAGCTGTCGATGACGAACCCGACCAGCCTTGCCGCCACCTTGCTGACGCAACCGAGCCTCGGCTCGCTGGGGCTGGCCGGGACCAGCCAGGCGCCGCTGGGCAGCCTCGACCTCGACGTGTTGCCGGTGGGCACGCTGATCCAGGGCAAGGTGGATGCCAGCCAGGCCATCGCCCTGGGCAAGGCCGAACAGGTGGTCTACAAGGTGCTGGTCACCCTGCTCAACACCCCGCTGGCGGGGCGCCAGCTGAGCCTCGAATCGCCCAACCCACTGCCCCTCAACAGCCTGCTCAGCGCTCGGGTGCAGGATCAACAAGCCTTGCAGTTCCTGCCGATGAACGCGCGCCTGGAGCAACTCGACCTGAGCCTGCAGCTCGGCGTCCAGCAGAGCCGTCAGGGCCCGCTGGACGGCCTGTTCAAGGCGCTACAGGGCATGGCCAGCAATCCCAACGCGGCCCAGGACGCCAGCCCGGAATTGCGCCAGGCGGTGGACAAGCTGCTTGGCGCCCTGCCCGACGTGCGTCAACTCAGCGATGCCAAGGGCGTGGCCCAGGCCTTCCAGCAGAGCGGCGTGTTCCTCGAAGGGCAATTGCTGCGCGGCGTGGAAGGCCTGCCGCAGGACCTCAAGGCCAACCTGCTGCGGCTGATCGCTCAACTGCTGCCGGCCGTTCAGGGCGGCACCGCGGCTGCGGTACTGAGCAACCTGCCGGGTACCGCCCTGGCCGGAGCCAACAACCTGGCCCAGGCCATGCCGGCCTTCGTGCGCAACGCGCTGGGCGTGATCGGTCAGAGCAGCGGCCGCGCGCCAGCCCCGGTCAGCTTCCCGCTGCCCAGCCGGCTGGCCAATGAATTGGAGGAGGAAGGCGACCTCGAATCGCTGCTCAAGCTCGCCGCCGCCGCCGTCGCCCGCCTGCAGACCCACCAGTTGGGCAGCCTGGCACAGAGCGACGTGCTGCCCGACGGCACGGTACTGAACACCTGGCAGCTGGAAATTCCCCTGCGCCATCAGCAGCAGCTGGTACCGATCCAGGTGCGTATCCAGCAGGAGGAAAAGGACTCCCAGGGCAAGGACCGGGACCAGCCGCCGCGCGAGATGCTCTGGCGCGTCGACCTCGCCTTCGACCTGGACAGCCTCGGCCCGCTGCAAGTCCAGGCCACCCTCGCCCACGGCAGCATCGGCACCCAGCTGTGGGCCGAGCGCGCCAGCACCGCCAGCCTGATCGACGGCGAGCTGGGCACGCTGCGCCAGCGGCTGAATGACGCCGGGCTGACGGTGGGTGAACTGAGCTGTCGCCAGGGCAAGCCGCCCCAGGGCACGCGCACGGCCGTGGAGCAGCGCTGGGTGGATGAGACCGCATGA
- a CDS encoding EscU/YscU/HrcU family type III secretion system export apparatus switch protein: MKKARKAPRQAIALNYDGQSAPTLTAKGDDELAETILAIARHHEVPIYENGELVRLLARLELGDAIPEALYRTIAEIIAFAWYLKGKSPLNDNPGAAPDAMPLLLEGPASRRR; this comes from the coding sequence ATGAAAAAGGCCAGAAAAGCGCCACGCCAGGCCATCGCCCTCAACTACGACGGTCAGAGCGCGCCGACACTGACCGCCAAGGGCGACGACGAGCTGGCGGAGACCATCCTCGCCATCGCCCGTCATCATGAGGTGCCGATCTACGAGAACGGCGAACTGGTGCGCCTGCTGGCACGGCTGGAACTGGGCGATGCGATACCCGAGGCGCTCTACCGCACCATCGCGGAGATCATCGCCTTCGCCTGGTACCTCAAGGGCAAGAGCCCGTTGAATGACAACCCGGGCGCCGCGCCGGATGCAATGCCGCTCTTGCTGGAAGGCCCGGCCTCGCGGCGTCGCTGA
- a CDS encoding amino acid permease, translating to MIVSSTHEAGNTPHHNELRGGLKSRHLTMMSIAGVIGAALFVGSGKTIALAGPAAVLAYLGGGILVVLVMRMLGEMAVAQPDTGSFSTYADRAIGRWAGFTIGWLYWYFWALLMGWEAFVAGNILNSWFPMIPGWGFALIVTLSLIVVNFMNVRSYGEFEFWFALIKVVAIVIFIIIGGLAIAHLWPWGSTGGWSNLTANGGFMPNGGKSVVVALLGVMFAFLGAEIVTVAAAESANPDKAIIRTTKSVVWRICLFYIGSIFIVVALVPWNHPQLGDPTWGSYRVTLDALGIPYTGLIVNFVVLTSVCSCFNSALYTASRMLYSLARRGDAHRIMQTTGRRTGTPYVGVLISSLFALVAIFLTAMQWMDVYDVLMQATGTIALLVYLAIAFSQLRMRRKLEAEGREIKLKVWLFPWLTYGVIAFIIGAFIVMVWEGTYFYEVVYTLLLAAVIVTMGLIAQRFDIGTTNRKG from the coding sequence TTGATCGTGAGCAGCACGCATGAAGCAGGCAACACGCCTCACCACAACGAACTCAGGGGCGGACTGAAATCCCGCCACCTGACCATGATGTCCATCGCCGGCGTCATCGGCGCGGCACTCTTCGTCGGTTCCGGTAAAACCATCGCCCTGGCGGGGCCCGCGGCCGTGCTGGCCTACCTGGGCGGCGGCATCCTGGTGGTGCTGGTGATGCGGATGCTCGGCGAGATGGCGGTCGCCCAGCCGGACACCGGTTCCTTCTCCACCTATGCCGACCGCGCCATCGGGCGCTGGGCCGGCTTCACCATCGGCTGGTTGTACTGGTACTTCTGGGCCTTGCTGATGGGCTGGGAAGCCTTCGTCGCCGGCAACATCCTCAACAGCTGGTTCCCGATGATCCCCGGCTGGGGCTTCGCGCTGATCGTCACGCTGTCGCTGATCGTGGTGAACTTCATGAACGTGCGCAGCTATGGCGAGTTCGAGTTCTGGTTCGCCCTGATCAAGGTGGTCGCCATCGTCATCTTCATCATCATCGGCGGCCTGGCGATCGCCCACCTGTGGCCGTGGGGCAGCACCGGCGGCTGGTCGAACCTGACCGCCAACGGCGGCTTCATGCCCAACGGCGGCAAATCGGTGGTGGTCGCCCTGCTTGGCGTGATGTTCGCCTTTCTCGGCGCGGAGATCGTCACGGTGGCCGCCGCCGAGTCGGCCAATCCCGACAAGGCGATCATCCGCACCACCAAGTCGGTGGTCTGGCGGATCTGCCTGTTCTATATCGGCTCGATCTTCATCGTGGTCGCCCTGGTGCCGTGGAACCACCCGCAGCTGGGCGACCCGACCTGGGGTTCGTACCGCGTCACCCTGGACGCGCTGGGCATTCCCTACACCGGCCTGATCGTCAACTTCGTGGTGCTGACCTCGGTGTGCAGCTGCTTCAACTCGGCGCTCTACACCGCGTCGCGCATGCTCTATTCCCTGGCGCGCCGTGGCGACGCCCACCGCATCATGCAGACCACCGGCCGGCGCACCGGCACGCCGTACGTAGGCGTGCTGATCTCCAGCCTCTTCGCGCTGGTGGCGATCTTCCTCACCGCCATGCAATGGATGGACGTCTATGACGTGCTGATGCAGGCCACCGGGACCATCGCCCTGCTGGTCTACCTCGCCATTGCCTTCTCGCAATTGAGGATGCGCCGCAAGCTGGAGGCAGAAGGCCGGGAGATCAAGCTCAAGGTCTGGCTGTTCCCCTGGCTGACCTACGGAGTGATCGCCTTCATCATCGGCGCCTTCATCGTCATGGTGTGGGAAGGCACCTACTTCTACGAAGTAGTCTACACGCTGCTGCTGGCGGCAGTGATCGTGACCATGGGCCTGATTGCACAGCGCTTCGATATCGGTACGACAAACCGCAAAGGCTGA
- a CDS encoding DUF2802 domain-containing protein: MLIALVVLAVACVALAGACVWLSGRQRAQQAQTVELTKQLAVFEQRLKEQGKRIESYQQINVRMGEELRELSKQVAPLPERLVRIEQRDPTSLSFSQAARLVGMGASPEDLTQSCGLSQAEAELVARLHQGKARD, translated from the coding sequence GTGCTGATTGCACTGGTGGTGCTCGCGGTCGCCTGCGTCGCCCTTGCTGGCGCCTGCGTCTGGCTGTCCGGCCGGCAGCGCGCCCAGCAAGCCCAGACGGTGGAGCTGACCAAGCAATTGGCGGTGTTCGAGCAGCGCCTGAAAGAGCAGGGCAAGCGCATCGAGTCGTACCAGCAGATCAACGTCCGCATGGGCGAGGAACTGCGCGAGCTGAGCAAGCAGGTCGCGCCGCTGCCCGAGCGTCTGGTGCGCATCGAGCAGCGCGACCCCACCAGCCTGTCCTTCAGCCAGGCTGCGCGCCTGGTCGGCATGGGCGCCAGCCCGGAAGACCTGACCCAGAGCTGCGGCCTGTCCCAGGCCGAGGCCGAGCTGGTCGCCCGGCTGCATCAAGGCAAGGCGCGCGACTAG
- a CDS encoding chemotaxis protein CheW produces MKKTSAQGAEDPILQWVTFRLDNETYGINVMQVQEVLRYTEIAPVPGAPSYVLGIINLRGNVVTVIDTRQRFGLDPAPVSDNTRIVIIEADKQVVGILVDSVAEVVYLRQSEIETAPNVGNEESAKFIQGVCNKNGELLILVELDKMMTEEEWSELESI; encoded by the coding sequence ATGAAGAAAACGTCAGCGCAAGGTGCCGAAGATCCGATTCTGCAGTGGGTCACCTTCCGCCTGGACAACGAGACCTACGGCATCAACGTGATGCAGGTCCAGGAAGTGCTGCGCTACACCGAGATCGCGCCGGTCCCGGGTGCCCCGAGCTACGTGCTGGGCATCATCAACCTGCGCGGCAACGTGGTCACCGTGATCGACACCCGCCAGCGCTTCGGCCTGGACCCGGCGCCGGTTTCGGACAACACCCGCATCGTCATCATCGAAGCCGACAAGCAGGTGGTGGGCATCCTGGTCGACAGCGTCGCCGAGGTCGTCTACCTGCGCCAGTCCGAGATCGAGACCGCGCCGAACGTCGGTAACGAGGAATCGGCCAAGTTCATCCAGGGCGTCTGCAACAAGAACGGCGAGCTGCTGATCCTGGTCGAGCTTGACAAGATGATGACCGAGGAAGAGTGGTCGGAGCTGGAGAGCATCTGA
- a CDS encoding CheW domain-containing protein: protein MSRSATATRPQLALQSYLDALLQEATFEDFAPEPVAQPVAAPVAPAAPVALVVSEPLAPLTAEPQAAVVQTADASVSLDEFEAAVLEEQVRDARLSVSARAPVAELRAPAPMAPASDAPTTAAPVADEPPAQLGQVIDLHQPGSAELPAAPLKLLDDGRPVWAAEPFECLLFDVAGLTLAVPLVCLGSIYPLAGHDLTPLFGQPDWFLGILPGQNGNLKVLDTARWVMPERYRDDYREGLQYVISVQGYEWGLAVHQVSRSVRLDPSEVKWRSQRQQRPWLAGTVIDQMCALLDVSALAELIASGAAKRLQH from the coding sequence ATGAGTCGTTCCGCTACCGCCACGCGCCCCCAGCTTGCGCTGCAGTCCTACCTGGACGCGCTGCTGCAGGAGGCCACGTTCGAAGACTTCGCCCCGGAACCGGTGGCGCAGCCCGTTGCCGCGCCCGTTGCGCCGGCCGCCCCGGTGGCGCTGGTGGTCAGCGAGCCGCTCGCACCGCTCACCGCCGAGCCCCAGGCTGCGGTGGTGCAGACGGCGGATGCCAGCGTCAGCCTCGACGAATTCGAGGCGGCGGTGCTGGAGGAACAGGTCCGCGATGCGCGCCTGAGCGTTTCCGCCCGGGCGCCCGTCGCCGAGCTGCGCGCCCCCGCACCGATGGCCCCGGCCAGCGACGCGCCAACCACCGCCGCACCGGTTGCCGATGAGCCGCCTGCGCAGCTGGGCCAGGTCATCGACCTGCACCAGCCGGGCAGCGCCGAGCTGCCCGCCGCGCCGCTGAAGCTGCTCGACGACGGCCGCCCGGTATGGGCCGCCGAGCCGTTCGAGTGCCTGTTGTTCGACGTCGCCGGGCTGACCCTGGCGGTGCCGCTGGTGTGCCTGGGCTCGATCTATCCGCTGGCGGGGCACGACCTGACCCCGCTGTTCGGCCAGCCGGACTGGTTCCTGGGCATCCTGCCCGGGCAGAACGGCAACCTGAAGGTGCTCGACACCGCGCGCTGGGTGATGCCCGAGCGCTACCGGGACGACTACCGCGAAGGGCTGCAATACGTGATTTCCGTGCAGGGCTACGAGTGGGGGCTGGCGGTGCACCAGGTCAGCCGCTCGGTGCGCCTGGACCCGTCCGAGGTGAAGTGGCGCAGCCAGCGCCAGCAGCGCCCGTGGCTGGCCGGCACGGTGATCGACCAGATGTGCGCGCTGCTGGATGTCTCCGCCCTGGCCGAACTGATCGCCAGCGGCGCGGCCAAGCGCCTGCAGCACTAA
- a CDS encoding ParA family protein yields MKVWAVANQKGGVGKTTSSIALAGLLADAGKRVLIVDLDPHGSMTSYFGHDPDTLEHSVFDLFLHQGNVPEGLPASLLLPTSHENIRLLPSSTALATLERQSPGQNGLGLVIAKSLAQLWNEFDHAIIDSPPLLGVLMVNAMAASQHLVIPVQTEFLALKGLERMVNTLKMVNRSRKQALPFTIVPTLFDRRTQASLGTLRVLRDTYPDTLWQAFIPVDTKLRDASRQGLVPSRNDGNSRGVIAYRALLKHLLAHVPASQVA; encoded by the coding sequence ATGAAAGTCTGGGCGGTAGCCAACCAGAAAGGTGGCGTCGGCAAGACCACATCGTCGATCGCCTTGGCGGGCCTGCTGGCGGACGCCGGCAAGCGCGTGTTGATCGTCGACCTGGACCCCCACGGTTCGATGACCAGTTATTTCGGCCATGATCCGGACACCCTGGAACACAGCGTGTTCGACCTGTTCCTGCACCAGGGCAACGTGCCCGAGGGGCTGCCGGCATCGCTGCTGCTGCCCACCAGCCACGAGAACATCCGCCTGCTGCCGTCGAGCACCGCGCTGGCCACCCTGGAGCGCCAGTCGCCGGGGCAGAACGGCCTGGGCCTGGTGATCGCCAAGAGCCTGGCGCAGCTGTGGAACGAGTTCGACCACGCGATCATCGACAGCCCGCCGCTGCTGGGCGTGCTGATGGTCAACGCCATGGCGGCCAGCCAGCACCTGGTCATCCCGGTGCAGACCGAGTTCCTCGCCCTCAAGGGCCTGGAGCGCATGGTCAACACCCTGAAGATGGTCAACCGCTCGCGCAAGCAGGCGCTACCGTTCACCATCGTCCCGACCCTGTTCGACCGCCGTACCCAGGCCTCTCTGGGCACCCTGCGGGTGCTGCGCGACACCTACCCGGACACCCTCTGGCAGGCATTCATCCCGGTGGATACCAAGCTGCGCGACGCCAGCCGCCAGGGCCTGGTGCCCTCGCGCAACGATGGCAACAGCCGTGGCGTGATCGCCTACCGCGCACTGCTCAAGCATCTGCTGGCCCACGTGCCGGCAAGTCAGGTAGCGTGA
- the motD gene encoding flagellar motor protein MotD, with translation MPRRRRHEEHENHERWLVSYADFITLLFAFFVVMYSISSINEGKYKILSETLTGVFNQPDRSVRPIPIGEERPHTQQPDQSLTDPQDEGQAQGNPDTLQQITQSVREAFGDLIATDQLSVRGNEFWIEITLNSSLLFPSGDAVPNDAAFAIIEKVARILAPYRNPVHVEGFTDNVPIHNSQYPTNWELSAARAASIVRMLAQDGLDAGRLAAVGYGEFQPVADNATADGRARNRRVVLVISRNLEVRRSISGAGSGKAQPDPALRHAGTQSAPVVASEAPGSGAVNSSSSAGAE, from the coding sequence ATGCCTCGCCGCAGACGCCATGAAGAACACGAAAATCACGAACGCTGGCTGGTGTCCTACGCGGACTTCATCACCCTGCTGTTCGCCTTCTTCGTGGTGATGTACTCGATCTCCTCGATCAACGAGGGCAAGTACAAGATCCTCTCGGAAACCCTGACCGGCGTGTTCAACCAGCCCGACCGCTCGGTGCGTCCGATCCCGATTGGCGAGGAGCGTCCGCACACCCAGCAGCCGGACCAGTCGCTGACCGATCCGCAGGACGAAGGGCAGGCCCAGGGCAACCCGGACACCCTCCAGCAGATTACCCAGAGCGTGCGCGAGGCGTTTGGAGACCTGATCGCCACCGACCAGTTGTCGGTGCGCGGCAACGAGTTCTGGATCGAGATCACCCTCAATTCCAGCCTGCTGTTCCCCAGCGGCGATGCGGTGCCCAACGACGCGGCGTTCGCGATCATCGAGAAGGTCGCCAGGATTCTGGCGCCTTACCGCAACCCGGTGCACGTCGAGGGCTTCACCGACAACGTGCCGATCCATAATTCGCAGTACCCGACCAACTGGGAACTGTCCGCGGCCCGCGCCGCCAGCATCGTCCGCATGCTCGCCCAGGACGGCCTCGACGCCGGTCGGCTGGCGGCGGTGGGCTATGGTGAATTCCAGCCGGTGGCGGACAATGCCACGGCGGACGGCCGCGCACGCAACCGCCGGGTGGTATTGGTGATCTCCCGTAACCTGGAGGTGCGCCGCAGCATCAGCGGCGCGGGCAGCGGCAAGGCGCAGCCGGACCCGGCGTTGCGGCATGCTGGCACGCAATCTGCACCAGTGGTTGCCAGCGAGGCGCCCGGCAGTGGCGCCGTCAATTCTTCGTCATCGGCAGGGGCTGAATGA